Proteins from a genomic interval of Shewanella seohaensis:
- the maiA gene encoding maleylacetoacetate isomerase codes for MKLYGYWRSSAAYRVRIALNLKGVSAEQLSVHLVRDGGEQHKADYIALNPQELVPTLVVDDEQDGDALSQSLAIIEYLDELYPKTPLLPASALERAHVRAMALTIACEIHPLNNLRVLQYLTQKLSVDEEAKTAWYHHWVASGFAALETQLARHSGRYCFGDKVTLADLCLVPQVYNAQRFNVDLTPYPNIMRVWAECNLLPAFADAAPERQADAV; via the coding sequence ATGAAACTATACGGTTATTGGCGCTCTAGCGCCGCCTATCGTGTGCGTATTGCCCTCAATCTTAAAGGCGTGAGCGCCGAGCAGCTGTCGGTGCATTTAGTGCGTGATGGTGGCGAGCAGCATAAGGCGGATTATATCGCCCTAAATCCGCAGGAGTTGGTGCCGACCTTAGTGGTCGATGATGAGCAGGATGGTGATGCCTTATCCCAATCCCTCGCCATTATCGAGTATCTGGATGAGCTTTATCCAAAGACGCCGCTACTGCCGGCATCGGCGCTTGAACGTGCCCATGTGCGCGCCATGGCGTTAACCATCGCCTGTGAAATTCATCCACTCAATAACCTGAGGGTATTGCAGTATTTAACTCAGAAGCTGAGCGTCGACGAAGAAGCCAAAACCGCGTGGTATCACCATTGGGTGGCGAGTGGATTTGCGGCGCTCGAAACTCAACTTGCGCGCCATAGTGGTCGTTATTGCTTTGGTGACAAAGTGACGCTGGCGGATCTGTGCTTAGTACCGCAGGTTTACAACGCGCAGCGTTTTAATGTGGATTTAACACCGTACCCCAATATCATGCGGGTATGGGCTGAGTGTAATCTGTTGCCAGCTTTTGCGGATGCGGCGCCAGAGCGTCAAGCCGACGCGGTTTAG